One window of Amaranthus tricolor cultivar Red isolate AtriRed21 chromosome 13, ASM2621246v1, whole genome shotgun sequence genomic DNA carries:
- the LOC130798411 gene encoding ADP,ATP carrier protein ER-ANT1, translating into MTTSTSTTSTRTEKFSADWVIAGTAAIAAKSSAAPIERVKLLLQNQGELLKRGRLKTPYIGVSDCFKRVYREEGVLAFWRGNQANVIRYFPTQAFNFAFRGYFKSIFERSKERDGYIKWFAGNVASGSAAGATTSLFLYHLDYARTRLATDAQGSSVNGKRQFNGLVDVYGKTLSTDGIAGLYRGFGVSIFGITLYRGLYFGIYDTLKPLILVGPLQDNFFASFFLGWGVTTFSGICAYPFDTLRRRMMLTSGHTVKYRSTFHALHEIIHLEGFSALFRGVTANILLGVAGAGVLAGYDKLHHIAYRHGYRFEPYRKV; encoded by the exons AtgacaacatcaacatcaacaacaTCCACACGAACGGAAAAGTTCTCTGCAGATTGGGTTATAGCAGGCACGGCTGCAATAGCGGCTAAATCTTCGGCTGCACCGATTGAAAGAGTCAAACTTTTATTGCAAAATCAAGGAGAATTGTTAAAAAGAGGGCGTCTTAAAACTCCCTATATTGGTGTTTCCGATTGCTTCAAAAGGGTTTATCGTGAAGAAGGCGTTCTTGCTTTCTGGAGGGGTAATCAAGCCAATGTCATCCGTTATTTTCCTACCCAG GCTTTCAACTTTGCATTCAGAGGGTACTTCAAGAGTATTTTTGAACGATCAAAGGAGAGAGATGGTTACATTAAATGGTTTGCTGGAAATGTGGCTTCAGGTAGTGCTGCTGGAGCAACTACCTCATTGTTTCTCTATCATCTAGATTATGCACGTACACGACTCGCCACTGATGCACAGGGCAGTtctgtgaatggaaaacgacaATTTAATGGTTTAGTTGATGTTTATGGCAAAACATTGTCAACTGATGGGATTGCAGGGCTTTATCGAGGTTTTGGGGTATCAATTTTCGGAATCACTCTTTATCGGGGTTTGTACTTTGGGATATATGACACTTTGAAGCCATTAATTTTGGTTGGGCCACTCCAG GATAACTTTTTTGCTAGCTTTTTTTTGGGTTGGGGGGTGACAACATTTTCTGGAATATGTGCCTATCCATTTGACACCTTGCGGCGAAGGATGATGCTTACATCCGGGCATACAGTGAAGTACCGTAGCACATTTCATGCACTACATGAGATCATTCATCTTGAAGGATTTTCTGCGCTTTTTCGAGGTGTCACTGCAAATATCCTTTTGGGTGTAGCTGGGGCTGGAGTGCTAGCAGGCTATGATAAGTTGCATCACATTGCTTATAGACATGGATATAGGTTTGAGCCCTATCGTAAGGTTTGA
- the LOC130798749 gene encoding uncharacterized protein LOC130798749: protein MVRVHNIFPSSCLRISKARFRVRSPPLQSNPAYNSIKASCKNDQYYEHESSFSSDAPRSSVDSSEKGECKEGNRIIVVVDECQHAKGALQWALSHTVQNEDTVILLHIAKPLKCGLDSGSEIDPKTYGLLYSMKSVCQNKRPGLKVRLDLVNFSEQVEVEVVALAGKEKGRIIVEQAKEHKASLLVLGHRKRSKAWRLWIRWTGRNRSSHGVVDYCIQNSDCMTVAVRRKGRKQGGYLITTKRHKNFWLLA from the exons ATGGTGAGAGTGCATAACATATTTCCAAGTTCATGTTTGAGGATAAGTAAAGCTCGGTTTCGAGTGCGTTCACCGCCATTGCAATCTAACCCGGCTTATAATTCGATCAAAGCAAGCTGTAAGAATGATCAGTACTATGAGCATGAGTCGAGCTTCAGCAGTGACGCGCCTAGAAGCAGCGTAGATAGCTCGGAAAAGGGGGAGTGTAAGGAAGGTAACAGGATTATAGTTGTTGTGGATGAATGCCAACATGCTAAGGGTGCTCTTCAATGGGCATTATCTCATACTGTACAGAATGAGGACACTGTTATTCTACTTCATATTGCCAAGCCCTTGAAATGTG GTTTGGATTCGGGAAGTGAGATTGATCCAAAAACTTATGGACTTCTTTACTCTATGAAAAGTGTCTGCCAAAACAAAAGACCTGGG CTTAAAGTTAGACTTGATCTGGTAAATTTCTCCGAGCAGGTAGAAGTGGAAGTGGTAGCTCTAGCAGGTAAAGAGAAGGGTCGGATAATAGTGGAGCAAGCGAAGGAACACAAGGCATCGTTATTGGTACTAGGCCACAGAAAACGATCCAAGGCATGGAGACTATGGATTAGATGGACAGGAAGAAATAGGAGCAGTCACGGTGTTGTAGACTACTGCATCCAGAATTCAGATTGTATGACAGTTGCGGTAAGGAGGAAAGGCAGAAAACAAGGCGGCTATCTGATCACCACTAAACGCCACAAGAATTTTTGGCTCTTGGCCTAG